One part of the Truepera radiovictrix DSM 17093 genome encodes these proteins:
- a CDS encoding class I SAM-dependent rRNA methyltransferase yields the protein MPLPTLHLPPELAPALSAGHPWVYRNHLPKHHLTGGEWVRVRAGGAEAYGLYDAESAIALRLFGPTPPRPGMVGERVTRALELREALFGPPHHPASETTAYRLLYGEGDFVPGVSADLYERFVMVRTYAPSVTALVPEVVRALTQRLKLRGVVVREGGTLRALWGRLPPPELTVLEHGLKLLANLHEGQKGGLFLDHRDNRLTLSRFTAGKTVLNLFAYTGAFSLYAVRGGAAHVTSVDLAPRATEDARRNFALNGFAPDAHRFLTADVFALLADYARGERRFDVVILDPPALAKRRGSRYSALRAYEKLNALALRCTQPGGLLATASCTAQVSPEAFRDALSSAAAHAGVRLQLLHEAGQPPDHPVPASFPEGRYLKFVIGRVLPR from the coding sequence GTGCCCCTGCCGACGCTCCACCTCCCCCCCGAGCTCGCCCCCGCCCTCTCGGCGGGGCACCCCTGGGTGTACCGCAACCACCTCCCCAAACATCACCTCACAGGGGGCGAGTGGGTGCGCGTCCGCGCCGGCGGCGCCGAGGCGTACGGGCTCTACGACGCCGAGAGCGCCATCGCCCTGCGCCTCTTCGGCCCCACGCCGCCGCGCCCCGGCATGGTCGGGGAGCGCGTCACGCGGGCGCTCGAGCTCCGGGAGGCGCTCTTCGGCCCCCCGCACCACCCCGCCTCCGAAACGACCGCCTACCGGCTCCTCTACGGCGAGGGGGACTTCGTGCCGGGCGTGAGCGCCGACCTCTACGAACGCTTCGTCATGGTGCGCACCTACGCCCCGAGCGTCACGGCCCTCGTGCCTGAGGTCGTGCGGGCGCTCACGCAGCGGCTCAAGCTCCGGGGCGTCGTGGTGCGCGAGGGGGGGACGCTGCGGGCGCTCTGGGGGCGCCTCCCGCCGCCGGAGCTGACGGTGCTCGAGCACGGCCTGAAGCTGCTCGCCAACCTACACGAGGGGCAAAAGGGCGGGCTCTTTTTAGACCACCGCGACAACCGCCTCACGCTCAGCCGCTTTACGGCGGGCAAGACGGTGCTCAACCTCTTCGCCTACACGGGCGCCTTCTCGCTCTACGCCGTGCGGGGCGGGGCGGCGCACGTCACGAGCGTCGACCTCGCCCCGCGCGCGACCGAGGACGCGCGGCGCAACTTCGCGCTCAATGGCTTTGCGCCGGACGCGCACCGCTTTCTCACCGCCGACGTCTTTGCGCTGCTCGCCGACTACGCGCGCGGAGAGCGGCGCTTCGACGTCGTCATCCTCGACCCGCCGGCGCTCGCCAAGCGCAGAGGGAGCCGCTACAGCGCCCTACGCGCCTACGAAAAGCTCAACGCGCTCGCCCTGCGCTGCACCCAACCGGGCGGCCTGCTCGCGACCGCGAGCTGCACCGCGCAGGTCTCCCCCGAGGCGTTTCGCGACGCGCTCTCGAGCGCCGCCGCGCACGCCGGCGTGCGCCTGCAGCTCCTCCACGAAGCCGGTCAGCCGCCCGACCACCCCGTACCGGCGTCGTTTCCGGAGGGGCGCTACCTCAAATTCGTCATCGGCAGGGTGCTGCCAAGGTAG
- a CDS encoding alpha/beta fold hydrolase, with protein MTRGTQEGDLGAVQTGSLKTHDGLTLFVRCWLPETDARAAIIVSHGYAEHSGRYEALASTLTGRGYAVYALDHRGHGRSEGERANVAVFRAYVDDLARFIERVREKDPRPPRFLLGHSMGGMIALQLVLEHPEKVEGVAVSAAFIENATQVPWFLTRAAGAVSRLAPKLPVQHLDTDALARDKRVVARYRNDPLVYHGKVKARLGAELLQAGPYVLERAPSIRLPLLLMHGTGDRIAAVSGTQRFFERVGSSDKTLKLYDGAFHELFNDYGKEAVQRDVLAWLERQVGEES; from the coding sequence TTGACGCGCGGGACGCAGGAGGGCGACTTGGGAGCGGTTCAGACAGGGTCTTTAAAAACGCACGACGGCCTAACCCTCTTCGTCCGGTGCTGGTTGCCGGAAACCGACGCGCGCGCCGCCATTATCGTGTCGCACGGGTACGCGGAGCACTCGGGGCGTTACGAGGCGCTAGCTAGCACCCTGACGGGGCGGGGCTACGCGGTCTATGCGCTCGACCACCGCGGGCACGGCCGGAGCGAGGGGGAGCGGGCGAACGTCGCCGTGTTCCGCGCCTACGTCGACGACTTGGCGCGGTTTATCGAGCGCGTGCGTGAAAAGGACCCGCGCCCGCCGCGGTTTTTGTTGGGCCACAGCATGGGGGGGATGATCGCGCTGCAGCTCGTGCTCGAGCACCCCGAGAAGGTCGAAGGGGTCGCGGTGAGCGCCGCTTTTATCGAGAACGCGACCCAGGTGCCCTGGTTTCTCACGCGCGCCGCCGGGGCGGTGAGCCGCCTCGCCCCCAAGCTGCCGGTCCAGCACCTCGACACGGACGCCTTGGCGCGCGACAAGCGCGTCGTCGCGCGCTACCGCAACGACCCCTTGGTCTACCACGGCAAGGTCAAAGCGCGCCTCGGCGCCGAACTCCTCCAGGCGGGGCCTTACGTGTTGGAGCGCGCGCCGAGCATCCGGCTGCCCCTGTTGCTCATGCACGGAACCGGCGACCGGATCGCGGCGGTCTCGGGGACGCAGCGCTTTTTCGAACGGGTGGGCTCGAGCGACAAAACGCTCAAACTCTACGACGGCGCCTTTCACGAGCTTTTCAACGACTACGGCAAGGAGGCGGTGCAGCGGGACGTGCTGGCGTGGCTAGAGCGGCAGGTGGGTGAGGAGTCATGA
- a CDS encoding NUDIX domain-containing protein, with the protein MTANALPTAHPLVTVGALAVSPRERVLLVRTHKWRGLWGVPGGKVAYGETLAQALRREFREETGLELTDLYWGPVQEAVRSPEFYREAHFVLLNFVARCTDETVTLNEEAQAHAWVTPEAALRCALNTPTRVLVRFYLERRHALEALEDPSCP; encoded by the coding sequence GTGACGGCCAACGCCCTACCGACGGCCCACCCCCTCGTTACGGTCGGCGCGCTCGCCGTCTCGCCGCGTGAACGGGTGCTCCTGGTGCGCACCCACAAGTGGCGGGGTTTGTGGGGCGTGCCGGGGGGCAAGGTCGCCTACGGCGAAACGCTCGCCCAGGCGCTGCGGCGCGAGTTTCGGGAGGAGACCGGTCTAGAGCTCACCGACCTCTACTGGGGTCCCGTGCAGGAGGCCGTGAGGAGCCCCGAGTTCTACCGCGAGGCACACTTTGTCCTGCTCAACTTCGTCGCGCGCTGCACGGACGAAACGGTCACGCTCAACGAGGAGGCGCAGGCACACGCGTGGGTGACGCCCGAGGCGGCGCTAAGGTGCGCGCTCAACACCCCCACGCGGGTGCTCGTGAGGTTTTACTTAGAGCGCCGCCACGCGCTCGAGGCTCTGGAGGATCCGTCATGCCCGTAG
- the tmpR gene encoding bifunctional dihydropteridine reductase/dihydrofolate reductase TmpR, which yields MPVALVTGSAKGIGRALALALAGAGYDVAVHYRASESEAQGVVREARGRGVRAQAFQADVTRPEEAARLVGDVHRTLGGLDVLINNVGNYHQGPLDALDVATWHAMFDGNLHCTFYLCRAAIPLMRAAGGGRILNLGFAGAELLKARPSIVAYSAAKTGVILLSKALAKTYAGDNITVNVLSPGVMDNSVSVPDTPLPMGRPGALDELAAAALFLVSESARYITGVTLEVAGGWNL from the coding sequence ATGCCCGTAGCCCTCGTCACGGGGTCAGCCAAGGGTATCGGGCGCGCCCTCGCGCTCGCGCTCGCGGGCGCCGGCTACGACGTCGCGGTGCACTACCGCGCGTCGGAGAGCGAGGCGCAAGGGGTCGTGCGCGAGGCGCGAGGCAGGGGCGTGCGGGCGCAAGCGTTTCAGGCCGACGTCACCCGTCCGGAGGAGGCTGCGCGGCTCGTCGGTGACGTGCACCGCACCCTGGGGGGGCTCGACGTGCTCATCAACAACGTCGGCAACTACCACCAGGGGCCCTTAGACGCGCTCGACGTCGCGACCTGGCACGCGATGTTCGACGGCAACCTGCACTGCACCTTCTACCTCTGCCGCGCCGCCATCCCCCTCATGCGAGCCGCCGGTGGGGGCCGCATCCTCAACCTGGGCTTCGCCGGCGCCGAACTCCTCAAAGCGCGCCCGAGCATCGTCGCCTATAGCGCCGCCAAAACGGGCGTCATCCTGCTCAGCAAAGCGCTCGCCAAAACCTATGCGGGCGACAACATCACCGTCAACGTGCTGAGCCCGGGGGTGATGGACAACAGCGTCAGCGTACCCGACACCCCGCTGCCGATGGGGCGCCCCGGCGCCTTGGACGAGCTCGCGGCGGCGGCGCTCTTTCTCGTCTCGGAAAGCGCGCGCTACATCACGGGCGTCACGCTCGAGGTCGCGGGGGGGTGGAACCTTTAG
- a CDS encoding 3-dehydroquinate synthase, translating into MTPPLRPITQEIAVTFRYPVHFTRGLFRPENPLLAQTLARADEAGPKKVLAVVDEGVARHHPELTRHLSAYLAAHPGLELVAAPLVVPGGEAVKNSPETVHALQRAVHTHGIDRHSYLLAVGGGAVLDMAGYAAATAHRGVRLVRVPTTVLAQNDSAVGVKNGVNAFCKKNFLGTFAPPYAVLCDLDVLTTLEQRDWVGGLAEAVKVALLKDARFFDFLEAHAAALRDRDAEAMAWAIYRCAELHLEHIATAGDPFEFGSSRPLDFGHWAAHKLEAVTDYRLRHGEAVAIGIALDATYAHLSGRLPRGDWQRILALFDALGLATYTPELETGALLTGLEEFREHLGGRLTIMLLDSIGRGVEVHDMDHATIRRAAQLLGARAKGETWTQDATFAAAAR; encoded by the coding sequence ATGACGCCGCCCCTACGCCCCATCACGCAAGAGATCGCGGTGACCTTTCGCTACCCGGTCCACTTCACCCGCGGCCTCTTCAGGCCGGAAAACCCGCTGCTCGCCCAGACGCTCGCGCGCGCGGACGAAGCGGGCCCCAAAAAGGTGCTGGCCGTGGTCGACGAGGGGGTCGCGCGGCACCACCCCGAGCTGACGCGCCACCTCAGCGCCTACCTGGCGGCGCACCCCGGCCTCGAGCTCGTCGCCGCGCCCCTCGTGGTCCCGGGCGGCGAGGCCGTCAAAAACAGCCCCGAGACCGTCCACGCCCTGCAGCGCGCGGTGCACACCCACGGCATCGACCGCCACAGCTACCTCCTCGCGGTCGGCGGCGGGGCGGTGCTCGACATGGCGGGTTACGCCGCCGCGACCGCGCACCGCGGCGTGCGTCTGGTGCGGGTGCCGACCACCGTGCTGGCGCAGAACGACTCGGCGGTCGGGGTCAAAAACGGCGTCAACGCCTTTTGCAAAAAGAACTTCCTGGGCACCTTCGCCCCCCCTTACGCGGTGCTCTGCGACCTGGACGTGTTGACCACCCTCGAGCAGCGCGACTGGGTGGGCGGGCTCGCCGAGGCGGTCAAGGTCGCGCTGCTCAAAGACGCCCGCTTCTTCGACTTTTTGGAGGCGCACGCTGCGGCGCTTAGAGACCGCGACGCGGAGGCGATGGCCTGGGCCATCTACCGCTGCGCCGAGCTGCACCTAGAGCACATCGCCACCGCGGGCGACCCCTTCGAGTTCGGCTCCTCGAGGCCGCTGGACTTCGGCCACTGGGCGGCGCACAAGCTCGAGGCCGTGACCGACTACCGGCTGCGCCACGGCGAGGCGGTCGCCATCGGCATCGCGCTAGACGCCACCTACGCGCACCTCTCGGGCAGGCTCCCCCGGGGCGACTGGCAGCGCATCCTGGCGCTCTTTGACGCCTTGGGGCTCGCGACCTACACCCCGGAGCTGGAGACCGGGGCGCTGCTGACGGGTCTGGAGGAGTTTCGCGAGCACCTCGGCGGACGGCTCACCATCATGCTCCTCGACAGCATCGGCCGTGGGGTCGAGGTGCACGACATGGACCACGCCACCATCCGGCGCGCCGCCCAGCTGCTGGGGGCGCGCGCGAAGGGAGAGACATGGACGCAAGACGCGACGTTCGCAGCAGCTGCCCGCTGA
- a CDS encoding TatD family hydrolase has translation MRYIDMHAHMISRTTDDYQQMALTGCLAVTEPAFWAGYDRRSAEVFADYFDHLTTFEPARAAEYGIAHYCWLCLNPKEGEDRALAKAVLAIIPEFLGRETVLGIGEIGLNRVTRNELATFKDHVELALEHDQMIHIHTPHLEDKYKGTKVIVETLAADPRIDPARVMVDHAEEHTVGMILDNGFWTGMTLYPKTKASPNRAIDMLEMYGSERIIVASACDWGPSDPVAVPNFVLEMRRRGHDEATIEKVVLHNPAKFLGQSPKFKLELPSASAPETGEPLSSHA, from the coding sequence GTGAGGTACATCGACATGCACGCGCACATGATTTCGCGCACCACCGATGACTACCAGCAGATGGCCCTGACGGGTTGCTTGGCCGTTACCGAGCCGGCCTTCTGGGCGGGGTACGACCGCCGCAGCGCCGAGGTCTTCGCCGACTACTTCGACCACCTCACCACCTTTGAACCCGCCCGCGCCGCCGAGTACGGCATCGCCCACTACTGCTGGCTCTGCCTCAACCCCAAAGAGGGTGAGGACCGAGCGCTCGCCAAAGCGGTACTCGCCATCATCCCCGAGTTTTTGGGGCGCGAGACGGTCTTGGGAATCGGCGAGATCGGGCTCAACCGCGTGACGCGCAACGAGCTCGCGACGTTTAAAGACCACGTGGAGCTGGCCTTGGAGCACGACCAGATGATCCACATCCACACGCCGCACCTCGAGGACAAGTACAAGGGCACCAAGGTCATCGTCGAGACCCTCGCCGCGGACCCCCGCATCGACCCCGCGCGGGTGATGGTCGACCACGCCGAAGAGCACACCGTGGGGATGATTCTAGACAACGGCTTTTGGACCGGTATGACGCTCTACCCCAAGACCAAAGCCTCACCGAACCGCGCGATTGACATGCTCGAGATGTACGGCAGCGAGCGGATCATCGTCGCTTCGGCGTGCGACTGGGGCCCCTCGGACCCCGTAGCGGTGCCCAACTTCGTCCTGGAGATGCGCCGGCGGGGCCACGACGAGGCGACGATCGAGAAGGTCGTCTTGCACAACCCGGCTAAGTTTTTGGGGCAGTCGCCCAAGTTTAAGCTCGAGCTGCCGTCCGCGTCTGCACCCGAGACGGGGGAGCCGCTAAGCAGCCACGCATAG
- the tnpA gene encoding IS200/IS605 family transposase, with product MEYRYGSHTVFNIEYHFVWVTKYRYKVLKGDIAERVRELVRQTCEAFEIRILSGVVSSDHVHILVSAPPTMAPSEIMRRIKGRSASKLFEEYPKLKARYWGRHFWARGYFCATVGQVTEEMIKSYLEHHFEPTREDNFRTED from the coding sequence ATGGAGTATCGCTATGGCAGCCATACCGTCTTCAACATCGAGTACCACTTTGTGTGGGTCACGAAGTACCGCTACAAGGTGCTGAAAGGGGACATAGCCGAGCGTGTTAGGGAGTTGGTGCGGCAAACCTGCGAGGCGTTCGAGATACGGATTCTGAGCGGAGTGGTGAGTAGCGACCACGTGCATATTCTGGTGAGTGCGCCGCCGACAATGGCGCCGAGTGAGATCATGCGGCGGATCAAAGGGCGAAGTGCGAGCAAGCTATTCGAGGAGTATCCGAAGCTAAAAGCACGTTATTGGGGGCGGCACTTTTGGGCTAGAGGGTACTTCTGTGCGACGGTGGGGCAAGTCACGGAAGAGATGATCAAGAGCTACCTGGAGCATCACTTCGAGCCGACCCGAGAGGACAACTTCAGGACAGAGGACTGA
- the eboE gene encoding metabolite traffic protein EboE: MKLAPFHLTYCTNIHPAKGFPAVWESLKRHTLPLKASLSPDAPFGVGLRLSGDESRELLEGDTLKAFKAWLLENGLYVFTMNGFPYGPFHGEAVKEQVHAPDWRTEERVAYTLRLVRILAALLPEGVTGGISTSPLSYKPWVNLRDEAVWRPITENVVRVAEALFALRRERGVLIHLDLEPEPDGLLENSDELIAFFSDWLLPRGAPLLAARVGITEAEARDALLEHVQVCFDTCHVALAYERPAEVLARLRAHGIRIGKVQVSSALRLTPEDPEGLRRTLAPFDEPVYLHQVVQRNAGGTLTRYPDLPAALAAPLAADAAEWRVHFHVPVFLARTEHDHVATTQETILETFAALRERALTEHLEVETYTWSVLPKALRRDLTALIARELEWVKGAL; this comes from the coding sequence ATGAAGCTAGCTCCTTTTCACCTCACCTACTGCACCAACATCCACCCCGCCAAGGGCTTTCCCGCCGTCTGGGAGAGCCTAAAGCGCCACACGCTGCCGCTCAAAGCGTCGCTCTCCCCGGACGCGCCCTTTGGTGTCGGGCTGCGGCTCTCCGGCGACGAGAGCCGCGAGCTCTTGGAAGGTGACACTTTGAAAGCGTTCAAGGCGTGGCTGCTCGAAAACGGGCTCTACGTCTTTACCATGAACGGGTTTCCCTACGGCCCCTTTCACGGGGAGGCGGTCAAAGAGCAGGTGCACGCCCCCGACTGGCGCACCGAGGAGCGCGTAGCCTACACGCTGCGCTTGGTGCGCATCTTAGCGGCGCTGCTGCCGGAGGGCGTCACGGGCGGCATCTCGACGAGCCCGCTCTCGTACAAACCGTGGGTGAACCTGCGTGACGAAGCGGTGTGGCGCCCCATAACGGAAAACGTCGTGCGGGTCGCCGAGGCGCTCTTTGCGCTGCGGCGCGAGCGTGGGGTGCTGATCCACCTCGACCTCGAGCCCGAACCCGATGGCCTCTTGGAAAACAGCGACGAGCTCATCGCCTTTTTCAGCGACTGGCTGCTGCCCCGCGGCGCCCCGCTGCTCGCAGCGCGCGTCGGCATCACCGAGGCGGAAGCTCGGGACGCGCTCCTAGAGCACGTGCAGGTCTGCTTCGACACCTGCCACGTGGCGCTCGCCTATGAGCGCCCCGCCGAGGTGCTGGCGCGCCTCCGCGCTCACGGCATCCGCATCGGCAAGGTGCAGGTGAGTTCGGCGCTGAGGCTCACGCCGGAGGACCCCGAAGGGCTCCGGCGCACCCTCGCCCCCTTCGACGAACCCGTCTATTTGCACCAGGTCGTGCAGCGCAACGCAGGCGGCACGCTGACGAGGTACCCCGACCTGCCCGCGGCGCTCGCGGCCCCCTTGGCGGCGGACGCCGCGGAGTGGCGCGTGCACTTTCACGTGCCGGTCTTTTTGGCGCGCACGGAGCACGATCACGTCGCCACCACCCAAGAGACCATCTTGGAGACGTTCGCCGCGCTCCGCGAGAGGGCGCTTACCGAGCACCTCGAGGTCGAGACCTACACCTGGAGCGTGCTGCCGAAGGCGCTCCGGCGCGACCTCACGGCGCTGATCGCGCGCGAGCTCGAGTGGGTCAAAGGGGCGCTCTAG
- a CDS encoding class I SAM-dependent methyltransferase, translated as MSAELFAAPVPFEEGIYRALTRVPPLPLAQRSNFWPATAALYEPLWRHRSIGLLTRGGFSTERELALMLSWLRPRPGETVLDAAASAGLYARTLLRHEPGLTVHALDLSLPFLQRAKTYAERDGIAPTLVHADVRALPYRDGVFDAVVCGGSPNEFTELPAALAEFARVLKPGGRLWLMYLSRAETLPGRLGQGLLRLTGLRFPEPEALEAAAKAVGLEPQRAQHRGRVALTLFRRT; from the coding sequence GTGTCCGCCGAACTCTTCGCCGCACCCGTGCCCTTTGAGGAGGGCATCTACCGCGCGCTGACGCGCGTCCCCCCCCTGCCGCTCGCGCAGCGGAGCAACTTCTGGCCCGCTACCGCCGCCCTCTACGAGCCGCTGTGGCGGCACCGCTCGATCGGCCTGCTTACGCGCGGGGGCTTCTCGACGGAGCGCGAACTCGCCCTTATGCTCTCGTGGCTTCGCCCCCGCCCCGGCGAGACCGTCCTCGACGCCGCCGCCTCGGCGGGGCTCTACGCCCGCACCCTGCTCCGGCACGAACCCGGTCTCACCGTTCACGCCCTCGACCTGAGCTTGCCGTTTTTGCAGCGCGCCAAAACCTACGCCGAGCGCGACGGCATCGCCCCCACCCTGGTGCACGCCGACGTGCGCGCCCTCCCCTACCGCGACGGCGTCTTCGACGCGGTCGTGTGCGGCGGCTCGCCGAACGAGTTCACGGAGCTGCCGGCGGCGCTTGCGGAGTTCGCCCGGGTGTTAAAGCCGGGCGGTCGGCTGTGGCTCATGTACCTCTCACGGGCCGAGACGCTCCCCGGCCGCCTCGGCCAGGGGCTGCTGCGCCTCACGGGGCTCCGCTTCCCCGAACCCGAGGCGCTCGAGGCGGCGGCAAAGGCGGTGGGGCTCGAGCCGCAAAGGGCCCAGCACCGCGGTCGCGTCGCCCTCACGCTCTTTCGGCGCACCTGA
- a CDS encoding GlsB/YeaQ/YmgE family stress response membrane protein, giving the protein MDIVSILLWIVFGALAGWIASLIMKTNREQGLLTDIIVGIVGAFIGGFIFNLFGATGVTGFNIGSLLVAIIGAVVLLAIVKAVRRA; this is encoded by the coding sequence ATGGATATCGTCAGCATCTTACTGTGGATCGTCTTCGGGGCGCTCGCCGGCTGGATCGCCAGCCTCATCATGAAAACGAACCGGGAGCAGGGCCTCCTGACCGATATCATCGTGGGCATCGTGGGTGCCTTTATCGGTGGGTTTATCTTTAACCTTTTCGGCGCGACCGGCGTCACCGGCTTTAACATCGGCAGCTTGCTCGTCGCCATTATCGGCGCCGTTGTCCTGCTCGCTATCGTCAAGGCAGTACGAAGGGCCTAA
- a CDS encoding proline dehydrogenase family protein, giving the protein MIEGLYRRGLLGIADTPAVADFVKSQGWKLGVGRFVAGETLEDVLRAVRALHQEGLSSILDLLGEFIDTEAGAEAMTNEVLRTLDTLAQEDTERYMSVKPTQLGLGVSFELALYNARRVAERAAEVGARVCLDMENVPYVDGTLNLLRTLYGEGHHHLSTVLQSYLYRSMGDLEALLTLEPKPAIRIVKGAYRESEAVAFQDKRQVDDNYREMLYRGLEAGAHIGVATHDESIIRETEAFVRGAKAKNYEFQLLYGVKPSLQRALAARGHKVRIYIPYGEDWYGYFSRRLAERPANLAFVLRGLLG; this is encoded by the coding sequence GTGATCGAAGGACTTTATCGGCGTGGGCTTCTAGGCATCGCTGACACCCCCGCGGTCGCCGACTTTGTCAAGAGTCAGGGGTGGAAGCTCGGCGTAGGGCGCTTCGTTGCGGGGGAAACGTTAGAGGACGTGCTAAGAGCGGTGCGGGCGCTTCATCAGGAGGGGCTCAGCAGCATCCTGGACCTTCTGGGGGAGTTTATCGACACCGAGGCGGGCGCCGAGGCGATGACAAACGAGGTTCTGCGGACGCTCGACACGCTCGCCCAGGAGGACACCGAGCGCTACATGAGCGTCAAACCGACGCAGCTCGGGCTCGGCGTCTCCTTCGAGCTGGCGCTCTACAACGCCCGCCGCGTCGCCGAGCGAGCGGCGGAAGTGGGTGCGAGGGTCTGTCTAGACATGGAGAACGTCCCTTACGTCGACGGTACGCTCAACCTCTTGCGTACGCTCTACGGGGAGGGGCACCACCACCTGTCGACCGTCTTGCAAAGCTACCTCTACAGGAGCATGGGCGACCTCGAGGCCCTCTTGACGCTCGAGCCTAAACCCGCTATCCGCATCGTCAAGGGCGCCTACCGCGAGAGCGAGGCGGTCGCCTTTCAGGACAAGCGCCAGGTCGACGACAACTACCGCGAGATGCTCTACCGCGGCCTCGAGGCGGGGGCGCACATCGGCGTCGCCACACACGACGAGAGCATCATCCGCGAAACCGAAGCGTTCGTGCGGGGCGCCAAGGCGAAAAACTACGAGTTCCAGCTGCTGTACGGGGTCAAGCCGAGCTTGCAGCGCGCGCTCGCCGCGCGCGGACACAAGGTGCGTATCTACATCCCCTACGGCGAGGACTGGTACGGTTACTTCAGCCGCCGCCTGGCCGAGCGGCCCGCGAACCTCGCTTTCGTCCTGCGCGGCCTGCTCGGCTAA
- the pruA gene encoding L-glutamate gamma-semialdehyde dehydrogenase, whose translation MQLFEPYKIEPYSDFSQPDTVAAYKAALERVRAQLGRDYPLVIGGEQVTTEHGFLASLNPCNTREVVGRSAKAKRKEVERAMDAAWKAYGSWSRLPMEHRARALMKLAAVMRRRKFELAAWETFEAGKNYREAEADVAEAIDFCEYYAREALKLAAPLPTHDYPGEENTSFLIPMGVGVVIPPWNFLLAILVGTTVGPVVVGNTVIVKPSPDTPIIAQQFMACVEEAGFPPGVINLVTGADADIGDLLVDHPRTRFINFTGSLATGLRIHERAAKVQPGQKWLKKVYAELGGKDALIVDETADLDLAAEAAVASGFGFQGQKCSAMSRLIVVDEVYDALLERFVARTQQLTLGPAEENADVCAVINQKAVDKIMGYIDNGKVEARLVLGGERGPEEGFYIQPTVFADVPQSASIACEEIFGPVVAVMRARDFDHALEIANATVYGLTGGVFSRSRERLERARREFHVGNLYFNRKITGALVGIQPFGGFNLSGSNAKAGGPDYLRLFMEMKTVTERF comes from the coding sequence ATGCAACTCTTTGAACCCTACAAGATCGAGCCCTATTCGGACTTTTCCCAGCCCGACACGGTCGCAGCTTACAAAGCGGCGCTCGAACGGGTGCGGGCGCAGCTCGGCCGGGACTACCCGCTCGTCATCGGCGGTGAGCAAGTCACCACCGAGCACGGCTTTTTGGCGTCTCTCAACCCCTGCAACACGCGCGAGGTCGTCGGGCGCAGCGCCAAGGCCAAGCGCAAGGAGGTCGAGCGGGCGATGGACGCGGCGTGGAAAGCCTACGGGAGCTGGTCGCGGCTCCCCATGGAGCACCGCGCGCGCGCGCTGATGAAGCTCGCCGCGGTGATGCGCCGCCGCAAGTTCGAGCTCGCGGCCTGGGAGACCTTTGAAGCCGGCAAGAACTACCGCGAGGCCGAGGCCGACGTCGCCGAGGCCATCGACTTCTGCGAGTACTACGCCCGCGAGGCGCTCAAGCTCGCCGCACCCCTGCCTACGCACGACTACCCCGGCGAGGAGAACACCTCGTTTTTGATCCCGATGGGCGTGGGCGTCGTCATCCCGCCGTGGAACTTTCTCCTGGCCATCCTCGTCGGCACCACGGTCGGCCCGGTGGTCGTGGGCAACACGGTGATCGTCAAACCGTCGCCCGACACCCCGATTATCGCGCAGCAGTTTATGGCGTGCGTGGAGGAGGCGGGCTTTCCGCCGGGGGTCATCAACCTCGTCACGGGCGCGGACGCTGACATCGGCGACCTCTTGGTGGACCACCCGCGAACGCGCTTTATCAACTTTACGGGCTCGCTCGCGACGGGCCTGCGCATCCACGAGCGCGCCGCCAAGGTGCAGCCCGGGCAGAAGTGGCTCAAGAAAGTCTACGCCGAGCTCGGCGGTAAAGACGCCCTCATCGTCGACGAGACCGCCGACCTCGACCTGGCCGCCGAGGCCGCCGTGGCGAGCGGGTTCGGTTTTCAAGGGCAGAAGTGCTCGGCGATGAGCCGGCTTATCGTGGTCGACGAGGTCTACGACGCGCTCTTGGAGCGGTTCGTGGCGCGCACACAGCAGCTCACCTTGGGTCCCGCCGAGGAGAACGCCGACGTCTGCGCCGTCATCAACCAAAAAGCCGTCGACAAGATCATGGGCTACATCGACAACGGCAAGGTCGAGGCGCGCCTGGTGCTCGGCGGCGAGCGCGGTCCCGAGGAGGGGTTTTACATCCAACCCACCGTGTTCGCCGACGTGCCGCAGAGCGCGTCGATCGCCTGCGAGGAGATCTTCGGCCCCGTCGTGGCCGTGATGCGCGCGCGCGACTTCGACCACGCCCTTGAGATCGCCAACGCCACCGTCTACGGCCTCACGGGTGGGGTGTTTAGCCGCAGCCGCGAGCGGCTCGAGCGCGCCCGGCGCGAGTTTCACGTCGGCAACCTCTACTTCAACCGCAAGATCACGGGCGCGCTGGTCGGCATTCAGCCCTTCGGTGGCTTTAACCTCTCGGGGTCGAACGCCAAAGCGGGGGGGCCGGACTACCTGCGGCTCTTTATGGAGATGAAAACCGTCACGGAGCGGTTTTAG